A single region of the Gopherus evgoodei ecotype Sinaloan lineage chromosome 3, rGopEvg1_v1.p, whole genome shotgun sequence genome encodes:
- the KLHL31 gene encoding kelch-like protein 31, with protein sequence MAPKKKTVKKNKGDINEMTIIVEDGPLSKLNGLNGFLDGGNGFSCISAEVSDSSYSPNLLEGLSRMRQENFLCDLIIGTKTKSFNVHKVVMASCSDYFHNILKKDPSTQRVDLHDVSPLGLATVITYAYTGKLTLSLYTIGSIISTAVYLQIHTLVKMCSDFLMQEINVENCMYIANIAETYGLKNTKEAAQKFIRDNFIEFSETDQFLKLTFDQINELLADDDLQLPSEIAAFQIAIKWLEFDQKRAKYAADLLGNIRFGTISAQDLVNYVQTVPRMMQDTDCHRLLVDAMNYHLLPYNQNTLQSRRTRIRGGFKVLVTVGGRPALTEKSLSRDILYRDPDNGWKKLTEMPAKSFNQCVTVMDGFLYVAGGEDQNDARNQAKHAVNNFCRYDPRFNTWIHLANMNQKRTHFSLNVFNGLLFAVGGRNSEGCLSSVECYVPAVNQWQMKAPLEVARCCHASAVIDGRILVTGGYINNAYSRSVCMYDPSNDSWQDKPTLSTPRGWHCAVSFGERVYVMGGSQLGGRGERIDVLPVECYNPYAGQWSYAAPLPTGVSTAGASTLNGKIYLVGGWNEIEKKYKKCIQCYNPDLNEWTEEDELPEATVGVSCCTIAMPNNKTRESRASSVSSVPVSI encoded by the exons ATGGCTCCTAAAAAGAAGACTGTCAAAAAGAACAAAGGCGATATCAATGAGATGACTATAATTGTGGAGGATGGCCCCCTAAGTAAACTAAATGGCTTGAATGGCTTCTTAGACGGAGGGAATGGCTTCAGCTGCATCTCAGCTGAGGTTTCTGATTCTTCGTATAGCCCAAATCTCTTGGAAGGGCTAAGCAGAATGAGGCAGGAAAATTTTCTTTGTGACTTGATTATTGGTACCAAAACCAAATCCTTCAATGTTCACAAGGTGGTGATGGCTTCATGCAGTGACTACTTTCATAACATCTTAAAGAAAGACCCATCTACTCAAAGAGTGGATCTCCATGATGTATCTCCGTTGGGTCTAGCCACCGTTATCACCTATGCTTACACTGGAAAGCTAACTCTTTCACTCTACACAATAGGTAGTATCATTTCCACAGCAGTCTATCTTCAGATTCACACCCTTGTAAAAATGTGCTCTGATTTTTTGATGCAAGAAATCAATGTTGAGAACTGTATGTATATTGCCAATATTGCAGAGACATATGGACTGAAAAACACCAAGGAAGCAGCACAGAAATTTATTAGAGACAACTTCATTGAGTTTTCAGAAACAGATCAGTTCTTAAAACTTACTTTTGATCAAATCAATGAACTCCTTGCAGATGACGACTTGCAGTTGCCTTCTGAAATTGCTGCATTCCAGATAGCAATAAAATGGCTGGAATTTGACCAAAAAAGAGCAAAGTATGCTGCAGATCTCTTGGGCAACATTCGTTTTGGTACAATCTCTGCTCAAGACTTGGTCAATTATGTTCAAACTGTACCAAGAATGATGCAAGACACAGACTGCCACCGACTTCTAGTGGATGCCATGAACTACCATTTGCTTCCATATAATCAGAATACACTGCAGTCGAGAAGAACAAGGATTCGTGGAGGTTTCAAAGTCCTAGTTACTGTTGGAGGACGCCCAGCATTAACAGAAAAGTCCCTTAGCAGAGACATCTTATACAGAGATCCTGATAATGGATGGAAGAAGCTTACTGAAATGCCTGCTAAAAGTTTTAATCAGTGCGTGACTGTGATGGATGGATTTCTCTATGTGGCTGGTGGTGAAGACCAGAACGATGCCAGGAACCAGGCCAAGCATGCTGTCAACAATTTCTGCAG ATATGATCCTCGTTTCAACACATGGATTCACCTGGCCAACATGAATCAGAAGCGCACCCATTTTAGCCTGAATGTATTCAATGGCCTCCTTTTTGCAGTGGGTGGTCGCAACTCTGAAGGGTGTCTATCCTCAGTTGAATGCTATGTGCCTGCAGTTAATCAGTGGCAAATGAAGGCACCGCTGGAGGTAGCCAGGTGCTGCCATGCTAGTGCAGTCATAGATGGTAGAATCCTGGTCACAGGAGGTTACATAAATAATGCTTACTCCcgctctgtgtgtatgtatgacCCCAGCAATGATAGCTGGCAGGATAAGCCCACCCTTAGCACTCCAAGAGGATGGCACTGTGCTGTTTCTTTTGGGGAGAGGGTCTATGTTATGGGTGGGTCCCAACTGGGAGGTCGGGGTGAAAGGATTGATGTCCTCCCTGTTGAGTGCTACAATCCTTATGCTggccagtggagctatgctgctcCCCTGCCAACTGGAGTGAGCACTGCAGGTGCTTCAACTCTTAATGGGAAAATTTACTTGGTGGGTGGCTGGAATGAAATAGAAAAGAAATATAAGAAGTGCATTCAGTGCTATAATCCGGATCTTAATGAATGGACTGAGGAAGATGAGTTGCCTGAAGCCACAGTAGGAGTATCTTGTTGTACCATTGCCATGCCCAATAACAAAACAAGGGAATCCAGAGCTAGCTCAGTATCTTCTGTGCCAGTCAGTATTTAA